The DNA segment TCCTGTGCCGCGCAGACCGTGCACAACCTGGTCGCCGACTACAACGCCGGTGCGCTGGCCGCCCCGGCGGGCGGCCCCGGCGAACTGGACCGTCTGGTGCGGCGCCGGCGCCCGGAGGTGGTCGACGCCGATGGCTGGCGTGCCATCGACGCGGCGGAAGTCGCCCGCGGCGGCGAACACCGTCCGCGGGTCAAGTTCACCTCGGTGCCCGACATGCTCGCGGCCGCGGCCGCGGCGCCGACACCGACGTTCGGGCGGCGCCTGCTCGCCGGGCTGCTGCGCTGAGCTACTGTCCGCCCATTGCGGCCTGCAGTTCCTCCTGGCTGACCTCGCGGACCGGCTGGCCCATCGACCACAGGTGGCCGAACGGATCGCGCAGCACGCCGTAGCGATCGCCCCAGAACTGCTCCTCGACCGGCATCACCACGGTGGCGCCGGCGTCGACGGCCCGCTGGAATTTCGCGTCGACGTCGGTGACCTGAAGGTGGATGGTGACCGGTGAGCCGCCGAGTGCGGTCGGGGTGGACGGCTTGCCGTCGTTGTACTCGGGGAAGTCGTCGTTGAGCATCACCATCGAGCCGTTGATGTCGAGTGCCGCGTGGACGAGCTTGCCGTCCTGCCCGGGCACGCGCCCGTACTCGGTGGCCCCGAAGGCCTTGACGTAGAAGTCGATTGCGGCGGCGGCGTCGTCGACGCAGAGGTGCGGGGCGATGAACGGCGTCACTTCGATAGCCATGATTCCTCCTCGGTAGGTGGGACAGTCACCATGCTGACCCAGCCCACCGACAAATCTCATCGCGTCACACGATCGAGAACGACGGCGGCAGCGCCGCCCGGCCCGTGAGCGCCAGCAGGACCTGCGGCCCCTGCCCGGAGATGACGGCGACCTCCGCGGCCAGCCGCGTCGCATCGGTGAGCACCTCGGGCGGTGGTGCGTAGTCGACGCCGGCCGCCCGGGCGATGTCGAGACCGTGCACGGCCAGCTCGAACGTCCGCGTGGGCAGATAGTTCCGCAACCGCATGCCCAGGCCGCCGATCACCTCGATCAGCGGATCGTCGGCCGCCTCCAGATCGGCCAGCGCCCGCGTGACCAGGTCCCCGACCTTCGCCGCCGGATCCGCCCCGAGGTCACGGCCGGCCTGCCTGCCGCGCTCGGCGACGGCGGCCGGGTCGATGCCGAGTGCCGACGGGGTCACCCGCACGTAGTACTCGGCGGCGCTGACGACGTCCTCGCGCGCGGCGGAGGTCTTCAGGTAGGTACTGACGGTGATCAGCGAGCGCGAGGTGTGGCCGACGAGCGCCCGCAGATCCCACTCGCCCAGCCCGGGGCCGTCCAACGCGGCGGTGGGGATCTGCCGCACCAGCTCGGCGAAACTGTGTGCGGCAGAGGCGAAGACGTCGCTCACGGCACCGTGATTCGGTCCCAGCCCTCGACCGATTCGAGGCTGCGGGGATCGGGTCCGACGTAGATCGCCGACGGACGCACCAGCTTGCCCAGCCGCTTCTGCTCGAGGATGTGGGCGCACCACCCGGCGGTGCGCCCGCAGGTGAACATGGCCGGCATCATCGACGCGGGCACCCGCGCGAAGTCGAGGATCACCGCGGCCCAGAACTCGACGTTGGTCTCGATGGCGCGGTCGGGGCGGCGCTCACGCAGTTCGGCCAGCGCCGCCTGCTCGAGTGCGGCGGCGGCCTCGTAGCGCGGAGCCGCCAGCCG comes from the Mycolicibacterium litorale genome and includes:
- a CDS encoding VOC family protein, which gives rise to MAIEVTPFIAPHLCVDDAAAAIDFYVKAFGATEYGRVPGQDGKLVHAALDINGSMVMLNDDFPEYNDGKPSTPTALGGSPVTIHLQVTDVDAKFQRAVDAGATVVMPVEEQFWGDRYGVLRDPFGHLWSMGQPVREVSQEELQAAMGGQ
- a CDS encoding maleylpyruvate isomerase family mycothiol-dependent enzyme, which codes for MSDVFASAAHSFAELVRQIPTAALDGPGLGEWDLRALVGHTSRSLITVSTYLKTSAAREDVVSAAEYYVRVTPSALGIDPAAVAERGRQAGRDLGADPAAKVGDLVTRALADLEAADDPLIEVIGGLGMRLRNYLPTRTFELAVHGLDIARAAGVDYAPPPEVLTDATRLAAEVAVISGQGPQVLLALTGRAALPPSFSIV